In Jeotgalibaca arthritidis, a single genomic region encodes these proteins:
- a CDS encoding nuclease-related domain-containing protein yields the protein MGKPELLTYLEALSNRQNCATDLQNERRAVQKGYEAEFETYLDLMAQNFPAIILHDVLLRKSGTVQIDLIVITSHHIRLLEIKNVEGTFHHRNDNFYKGTYKMERNFLLRSKNAFDVMDSILRDHRINLALERKVIFMNWNATLYGHDPQFPILMRPQWQGYLEEMEKSAGALTDYHTAIAKIILDSRPQTNPYQSKYDFTYEELEKGIWCSDCMGNKMTDKHRYLVCPKCRKVEAKLAGARRMLADYVLLFPERRLTAGVLQDWCGGMVGETAARKLVKQFKAQNRF from the coding sequence ATGGGAAAACCAGAATTACTGACTTATTTAGAAGCATTGTCAAACCGACAAAATTGCGCTACTGATCTGCAAAATGAGCGAAGAGCCGTACAAAAAGGATACGAGGCGGAATTTGAAACTTATCTCGATTTAATGGCTCAAAACTTTCCAGCTATTATTCTGCATGATGTTTTATTGAGGAAAAGCGGCACCGTTCAAATTGACCTCATTGTGATCACGAGTCACCATATCCGGCTGTTAGAAATTAAAAATGTTGAAGGAACCTTTCACCACCGAAATGACAATTTCTATAAAGGCACTTACAAAATGGAACGCAATTTTCTGCTGCGCTCAAAAAACGCCTTCGATGTGATGGACAGCATATTGCGCGACCACCGCATCAATCTAGCATTGGAACGGAAAGTTATTTTTATGAATTGGAACGCCACACTTTACGGACACGATCCCCAATTCCCTATACTGATGCGCCCACAATGGCAAGGCTATTTAGAAGAAATGGAAAAAAGTGCGGGTGCGCTGACCGACTATCATACTGCCATCGCAAAAATTATTTTAGACAGCCGACCTCAAACCAATCCCTATCAATCCAAATATGACTTCACCTATGAAGAACTTGAAAAGGGGATTTGGTGCTCCGATTGTATGGGCAATAAAATGACAGATAAGCACCGCTATCTGGTATGCCCAAAATGTAGAAAGGTTGAAGCCAAGTTGGCTGGCGCACGTCGCATGTTGGCAGATTATGTCCTGCTTTTTCCAGAAAGACGACTAACTGCAGGAGTCTTGCAGGATTGGTGCGGCGGGATGGTGGGTGAAACAGCAGCTCGCAAGCTAGTTAAGCAATTTAAAGCACAAAACCGCTTTTGA
- a CDS encoding alpha/beta hydrolase translates to MAKIIFKIAAATLGATIVAFKRSPKPAARLIHRLFDKPLTITDQLAYEQAQQKVTVIQNTPYQTTYERNVFDLYYPTDTTNPVAVLFWVHGGGYVGGDKTDVTEFATRIAADTNIAVVAMNYSFAPKSIYPGQLHQLDDVVHFFMKNKADYPMLNMANLYFGGDSAGAQIAFQYVTVQTNPDYHIGFSQTVLPKTIKGAISYCGPLDLKQMVDDQSDSFFLKFFVKTVAWSLIGKKDWQSSPQLSEASLVHHVTADFPTAFISDGNAFSFPKQGMAMVEKLEELGVEVDRLFFQESEKEIPHEYQFDYATDEAKRCYEQTVAFLNRN, encoded by the coding sequence ATGGCTAAAATAATCTTCAAAATTGCAGCGGCAACACTGGGAGCTACTATCGTAGCCTTCAAACGGTCGCCGAAACCAGCAGCGCGGCTGATTCATCGGCTATTTGACAAACCATTAACCATTACAGACCAGCTAGCCTACGAACAGGCACAACAAAAAGTTACCGTTATACAAAATACACCTTACCAAACTACATACGAGCGCAATGTCTTCGACCTCTATTATCCGACTGACACCACCAATCCGGTAGCTGTTTTATTTTGGGTTCATGGCGGCGGTTACGTCGGCGGCGACAAGACCGATGTCACCGAATTTGCCACTCGGATTGCGGCCGACACCAATATAGCCGTTGTCGCTATGAATTATAGTTTTGCGCCCAAGTCCATTTATCCCGGCCAGCTCCACCAGCTCGACGATGTCGTCCATTTTTTTATGAAAAACAAAGCAGATTACCCCATGCTAAATATGGCTAATTTATACTTTGGAGGAGACTCTGCCGGCGCACAAATTGCCTTTCAATATGTCACTGTGCAAACGAACCCTGACTATCACATTGGTTTTAGCCAAACCGTACTGCCAAAAACCATTAAAGGCGCCATATCCTATTGCGGGCCGCTTGACTTAAAGCAAATGGTAGACGATCAATCGGATAGCTTCTTCTTAAAGTTTTTTGTCAAAACAGTGGCGTGGTCATTGATTGGAAAGAAAGACTGGCAAAGCTCACCGCAATTGTCGGAGGCATCCTTGGTTCATCACGTTACTGCTGATTTTCCAACCGCATTCATTTCAGATGGCAATGCGTTTTCTTTTCCTAAACAAGGGATGGCCATGGTAGAAAAGTTAGAAGAATTAGGTGTGGAAGTCGATCGTTTGTTTTTCCAAGAGTCAGAAAAGGAAATTCCCCACGAATATCAGTTTGACTATGCGACAGATGAAGCGAAGCGATGCTATGAGCAGACGGTGGCGTTTCTTAACCGTAACTAG
- the map gene encoding type I methionyl aminopeptidase, protein MITLKSPREIEAMEEAGKILADIHVALRDFIKPGMNTMEINNFVQKRIEDAGAIAEQIGYEGYEFATCMSLNDEICHGFPSKKEILKDGDLLKVDTVVNYKGAMADSCWCYIVGESTNPEVERLLEVTKKALYLGIEQAIPGNRIGDIGHAIQTYVEAEGFSVVREFIGHGIGPTMHEGPSVPHYGEAGKGLRLKEGMTITIEPMVNTGTWKSKMDKNGWTARTQDGGLSCQFEHTIAITADGPKILTLQD, encoded by the coding sequence ATGATTACATTGAAATCACCTCGCGAAATTGAAGCGATGGAAGAAGCAGGAAAAATTCTTGCTGATATTCATGTAGCCTTGCGTGACTTTATTAAGCCAGGCATGAATACAATGGAAATAAATAACTTTGTACAAAAACGCATTGAAGACGCTGGCGCAATCGCTGAGCAAATTGGCTATGAAGGCTATGAATTTGCAACCTGCATGAGCTTGAACGATGAAATTTGCCACGGTTTCCCAAGTAAAAAAGAAATCTTAAAAGATGGCGATTTACTAAAAGTCGATACAGTTGTTAATTACAAAGGAGCTATGGCTGATTCTTGCTGGTGCTATATTGTTGGTGAGTCAACAAATCCAGAAGTTGAGCGTTTACTAGAAGTGACAAAAAAAGCTTTATACCTAGGGATTGAACAAGCAATTCCAGGAAATCGTATTGGTGACATTGGTCATGCTATTCAAACTTACGTTGAAGCAGAAGGCTTCTCTGTTGTTCGTGAATTTATTGGACATGGTATTGGACCAACTATGCACGAAGGCCCATCTGTTCCACATTACGGTGAGGCAGGAAAGGGTCTGCGCTTAAAAGAAGGCATGACGATTACTATTGAGCCAATGGTTAATACGGGAACATGGAAATCTAAAATGGATAAAAACGGTTGGACTGCCCGCACACAAGATGGCGGATTGAGCTGCCAATTCGAACATACCATTGCGATTACTGCCGATGGACCAAAGATTTTGACATTACAAGACTAA
- a CDS encoding DUF4430 domain-containing protein encodes MKKFLVLLAAGFVLTGCSTTDTAVESSSEAAVSSVVEESISVTIQVSVDGEGVDDLTKTLEVEEGAILLDVMKEHYEIEETDTFINTINGYQQDDANGKYWLFDVNGEMGMKGANETELQEGDVIEWKLEKI; translated from the coding sequence ATGAAAAAATTTCTAGTATTGCTTGCAGCAGGATTTGTTTTAACAGGATGTTCAACAACAGATACGGCGGTAGAATCATCGAGTGAAGCGGCTGTTTCCTCGGTCGTGGAGGAAAGTATTAGTGTAACCATTCAAGTTTCAGTTGATGGCGAAGGTGTTGATGACTTAACAAAAACACTTGAAGTTGAAGAAGGCGCAATTCTTCTTGATGTGATGAAGGAACATTACGAGATTGAAGAAACAGATACCTTTATCAACACCATCAATGGCTACCAACAAGACGATGCCAACGGAAAATATTGGCTGTTTGATGTGAACGGTGAAATGGGAATGAAAGGCGCAAATGAAACGGAACTCCAAGAAGGAGACGTAATAGAATGGAAACTAGAAAAGATTTAA
- a CDS encoding ECF transporter S component codes for METRKDLTKKISHFTVKRIAMLSILTALCYVGRIVFQFLPNVQPMTTILLIITLTLGVADGLIVAMASLILSNMVLGMGPWIFYQMLTYAIIMIFTAFVIKPLYEKKKSRLIFIIYSFLSGILFGFIISIFSAKLYGVSSFWAYYVVGIPFDLVHAAGNAGFYIILEPIIAPIMLKNKDRFHLN; via the coding sequence ATGGAAACTAGAAAAGATTTAACCAAAAAAATAAGTCATTTTACAGTAAAACGAATTGCCATGCTGTCGATTTTGACAGCTCTCTGCTATGTGGGACGAATTGTTTTTCAATTCTTACCCAACGTTCAACCGATGACAACCATTCTTTTGATTATTACTTTAACGTTAGGAGTGGCTGACGGCTTGATTGTGGCTATGGCATCACTCATCCTATCCAATATGGTTTTAGGAATGGGCCCGTGGATTTTTTATCAGATGCTGACTTATGCCATCATCATGATATTCACCGCCTTCGTCATTAAACCACTCTATGAAAAAAAGAAATCGAGACTGATTTTTATCATATATTCTTTTTTAAGTGGTATTCTGTTCGGTTTTATCATTTCTATTTTTTCAGCCAAACTATACGGTGTTTCTAGCTTTTGGGCTTACTATGTCGTTGGAATTCCCTTTGATTTGGTTCACGCAGCAGGCAATGCCGGCTTCTACATTATTCTAGAACCCATCATCGCCCCAATCATGTTAAAAAATAAAGATCGATTTCATTTAAACTGA
- a CDS encoding ABC transporter ATP-binding protein, with protein MEKLLKVENLEKIYDSDGSPTKALAGISFDVIKGEFLGIMGASGSGKTTLLNCIATIIKPTSGQILLNNDNISAFSSKDLSHYRGNRIGYLFQDFELLDNLTAKENILLPLAIRGLDDKEAEDKLHQIASYLEIDHVLNQFPSQLSGGQKQRVAAARCLVPEPDIILADEPTGALDSKSARTLMEKLKGMNRDKNHNILMVTHDANAASFCSRILFIQDGVIFHELRHQATESRQDFYDRILQVMAQLGGGSANVL; from the coding sequence ATGGAAAAATTACTGAAAGTTGAAAACCTTGAAAAAATTTACGACAGCGACGGTAGCCCAACTAAGGCGCTAGCCGGCATTAGCTTTGACGTGATAAAGGGCGAATTTCTTGGCATCATGGGAGCGAGTGGGTCGGGTAAAACGACGCTACTCAACTGTATCGCTACTATTATCAAGCCCACATCCGGCCAAATCCTGCTCAACAATGACAATATTAGCGCCTTTTCAAGCAAAGATCTGTCCCATTACCGCGGCAACCGCATTGGCTATCTCTTCCAAGATTTCGAACTTTTGGACAACCTAACTGCAAAAGAAAACATTCTTCTGCCCTTAGCGATTCGAGGACTCGACGACAAGGAAGCAGAAGACAAGCTCCACCAAATCGCCAGCTACCTAGAAATTGACCACGTCCTTAACCAGTTTCCGTCTCAACTATCAGGTGGTCAGAAACAGCGTGTCGCTGCAGCCCGCTGCCTAGTACCAGAACCAGATATTATTCTGGCTGACGAACCGACCGGTGCACTCGATAGCAAGTCGGCCCGAACCTTGATGGAAAAACTCAAGGGTATGAATCGAGACAAGAACCACAACATCTTGATGGTCACACACGACGCCAATGCCGCTAGTTTTTGTTCGCGCATTTTATTTATTCAAGACGGGGTCATTTTCCATGAACTTCGCCACCAAGCTACTGAATCTCGCCAAGATTTTTATGACCGCATTTTACAGGTGATGGCGCAATTAGGAGGGGGGAGCGCCAATGTTCTTTAG
- a CDS encoding FtsX-like permease family protein — MFFRLIYRNAKRSRQENLIYFATLVTAVASFYMILSLERQDVILYLRDFESMAVDRLFALMPILYGIALFLLFFLVLFANRYQLDRRSKEFGMYLMMGMRQRKLFALLLAEGLLTSLFALTIGTVIGGILAEMISLATSRLIGQGIIDHQPSFSLIAVAYTAVGFLFIQVLALLFLSVQLFNRELQQLLNGQVSKKQALGTTKTNSLTFVAGLIILIVAYYLALRYFWLVNNVMISLSVILGIIGTILLIRGLARLLNSLAMKTKQTQGLRIFTLRQLQENIANRAISVAVSSLLMMLSVMFLAEGAATILSSGDNLNRDSSVYHFTLLGDNKEIEKVLTSAELAPYVDHLNPLTLGYNQTADQVDWSAFRKEIVDHLPEGVVDPQVAEPGVYNISTEIPEMENILGLVDSQIGYLITESGYNRILEASNQPTIQLTDDQVALYVNPTVGHANQPELNQLLVENKDQPLLKLDGQQMRILPNLAMKDLVTDRSITIMAALVVKDTRFQQLVKVENRETYWNFRLPQTLIDRDGLMTPMKEANDLLNDKGFYVESYLQNFGRHLFYVVAGSYTMLYLAFLFLVIGCTVLALQFLTQLKQTKSRYKTLSFLGAKADQMQDSLKKQVASYFLFPLIPAMVSGTVGITAMKTYIRYNADFLPSISNMLPFVLMMVGTFLLVQWGYAWAVYKTATRDIA, encoded by the coding sequence ATGTTCTTTAGGCTGATTTACCGAAACGCCAAGCGCAGTCGCCAGGAAAACCTCATTTATTTCGCCACCTTGGTGACTGCGGTGGCATCTTTTTATATGATTTTGTCGCTGGAGCGTCAGGACGTCATCCTCTACCTTCGTGACTTCGAGAGCATGGCCGTCGATCGCCTATTCGCACTCATGCCGATTCTCTACGGCATCGCGCTCTTTTTATTATTTTTCTTGGTGCTCTTCGCCAACCGCTACCAGTTAGACCGTCGTAGTAAAGAGTTCGGGATGTACCTTATGATGGGAATGCGCCAGCGCAAACTGTTCGCACTGCTCCTAGCAGAAGGGCTGCTCACATCATTATTTGCCTTAACCATTGGGACAGTCATCGGTGGTATTTTAGCTGAAATGATTAGTTTGGCGACTTCCCGCTTGATTGGGCAAGGGATTATCGATCATCAGCCTAGTTTTTCATTAATAGCAGTGGCTTATACGGCAGTTGGTTTTCTTTTCATTCAAGTCCTAGCTTTACTATTTTTATCAGTCCAATTGTTTAACCGTGAACTGCAACAACTATTAAATGGACAAGTTAGCAAAAAACAAGCATTAGGTACAACAAAAACAAATAGCCTCACCTTTGTGGCTGGACTAATCATTTTGATCGTGGCCTATTATTTGGCGCTACGTTATTTCTGGCTCGTCAATAATGTGATGATTAGTTTGTCGGTTATTTTAGGAATAATTGGAACCATTTTATTAATTCGCGGACTGGCTAGACTGCTTAATAGCCTTGCTATGAAAACCAAGCAAACACAAGGCTTACGGATTTTTACCTTAAGACAGTTACAAGAAAATATCGCCAACCGAGCTATTTCAGTGGCTGTTTCTTCATTATTAATGATGTTGTCAGTCATGTTTCTAGCAGAAGGTGCAGCCACCATTTTAAGTTCGGGTGACAATTTAAACCGCGACTCATCGGTCTACCATTTCACTCTTTTAGGGGACAATAAAGAAATCGAAAAGGTCCTCACGTCAGCTGAACTGGCGCCTTATGTAGATCACCTAAACCCACTGACATTAGGCTATAACCAAACAGCCGATCAAGTCGATTGGTCAGCTTTTAGAAAAGAAATCGTCGACCATTTGCCAGAAGGTGTGGTTGATCCGCAAGTGGCTGAACCGGGAGTTTACAACATTAGTACCGAAATACCGGAGATGGAAAATATTTTAGGATTAGTAGACAGCCAAATTGGCTATCTCATTACTGAATCTGGCTATAACCGGATTCTAGAAGCGTCCAATCAACCAACCATTCAATTGACGGATGACCAAGTGGCGCTCTATGTTAACCCAACAGTTGGCCATGCCAACCAGCCTGAACTTAATCAATTGTTAGTTGAAAACAAGGACCAGCCACTCCTTAAACTAGACGGCCAACAAATGAGAATCCTGCCCAATCTAGCAATGAAAGACCTCGTTACTGACCGGTCAATTACCATCATGGCAGCACTCGTTGTTAAAGACACTCGTTTCCAACAACTAGTCAAAGTAGAAAACAGGGAGACCTATTGGAACTTTAGGTTACCGCAAACGCTAATTGACCGAGACGGTTTGATGACGCCCATGAAAGAGGCCAACGACTTATTAAATGATAAAGGCTTTTACGTCGAGAGTTACCTTCAAAATTTTGGGCGCCATCTCTTTTACGTGGTCGCCGGCAGTTATACCATGCTCTACCTAGCATTCTTGTTTCTTGTCATAGGTTGTACGGTATTGGCCTTGCAGTTCTTGACCCAACTTAAGCAAACCAAATCGCGTTACAAAACGCTGTCCTTCCTCGGAGCCAAGGCTGACCAAATGCAGGATTCGCTGAAAAAACAAGTGGCTAGCTATTTCTTGTTCCCACTCATTCCGGCTATGGTGAGCGGCACGGTGGGGATTACAGCCATGAAAACCTACATCCGCTACAACGCTGACTTTTTACCAAGTATTTCTAACATGTTACCCTTTGTTTTAATGATGGTGGGGACCTTTCTTCTGGTACAATGGGGGTATGCATGGGCGGTTTATAAAACCGCGACACGTGATATCGCATAA
- a CDS encoding response regulator transcription factor, translating to MAIIVVEDDVMVQEELVHLLKRAGYQATAITDFNTDVASQLIQASPDLVLLDINLPNQTGFDICRTLKTKTNIAVLVLTSRNQLSDELHALDLGADDYMTKPFPKEKLLARLKNLLRRYETTPNLLDGGGFQLDPDSYTMYVAGKSQVLPPNEGRMLALLLKTQNQVITKDQLSRELWGTADFIDENALQVNVTRLRKTLRQWGLADRLETVRGQGYRWIEREVE from the coding sequence ATGGCGATTATAGTGGTGGAAGACGATGTGATGGTACAGGAGGAATTGGTCCATCTTTTGAAGCGGGCAGGCTATCAGGCGACTGCGATTACCGACTTTAATACCGATGTGGCCAGCCAGCTGATTCAGGCATCACCCGATTTGGTGCTCTTAGATATTAATTTGCCCAACCAAACGGGTTTTGACATTTGCCGCACCCTCAAAACGAAGACTAATATCGCCGTTCTCGTGCTCACCTCCCGCAACCAACTGAGTGACGAGCTACATGCGCTCGATCTAGGTGCCGACGACTATATGACCAAACCCTTTCCAAAAGAAAAATTATTGGCTCGCCTTAAAAATTTGCTTCGGCGATACGAAACGACTCCAAACCTTTTAGATGGCGGTGGGTTTCAGTTGGATCCGGATAGTTATACGATGTATGTGGCCGGAAAATCTCAAGTTCTACCTCCCAATGAAGGGCGGATGCTCGCATTGTTATTAAAAACTCAAAACCAAGTCATTACCAAAGATCAGTTGAGCCGAGAGTTGTGGGGAACAGCAGATTTTATCGATGAAAATGCCCTTCAAGTCAATGTGACACGATTGCGAAAAACACTCCGCCAATGGGGACTAGCAGATCGATTAGAAACCGTTCGTGGTCAGGGTTATCGCTGGATAGAAAGAGAGGTTGAATGA
- a CDS encoding sensor histidine kinase: protein MMKKDLYDNRYWLVVIGLLTMFFIFLAWIAYPESFWLLISLMIIVSVVLTAVPLLLNRRQKDRLDPVYRSFLIEPDMEKEAELRALVPKSEVDRLRMLGDLLREKADELNRQDLQIRDYQTYIEEWVHEIKKPISLMSLVLDNRDDEMSTLVHLRMTRARNDIQSDVEKILYFARLSTAHRDYLFQPMSLVKVCQEAIVDHQSLLDEAGFEVALVGAEEVFVVSDRHHVLFILSQLIHNASKYARIGESQPKLDLTVEAGETIQLIISDNGPGIPQEDLPFIFDKGFTGGKAKATGMGLYLVQQIAQDLKVTVSASRSNSSGLAIILEFPIIN, encoded by the coding sequence ATGATGAAAAAAGACCTCTATGACAATCGCTATTGGTTGGTAGTGATTGGACTTTTGACCATGTTTTTTATTTTCCTAGCGTGGATTGCGTATCCAGAAAGTTTTTGGCTATTGATTAGCTTGATGATTATAGTGAGTGTGGTGTTAACGGCAGTGCCCTTGCTCCTAAATCGTCGGCAGAAGGACAGGCTGGATCCAGTTTATCGGTCCTTTTTAATCGAACCTGATATGGAAAAAGAAGCTGAACTGCGTGCTCTTGTGCCGAAGTCGGAAGTGGATCGATTGAGAATGCTAGGGGACTTGTTGCGGGAAAAGGCGGATGAGTTGAACCGCCAAGACTTGCAGATTAGGGACTACCAGACCTACATTGAAGAATGGGTGCATGAAATCAAAAAGCCGATTTCCTTGATGAGTTTGGTTTTGGATAATCGTGATGATGAGATGTCCACATTGGTTCATCTGCGGATGACTCGTGCTCGCAATGATATCCAAAGTGATGTGGAAAAGATTTTATATTTCGCACGTTTATCGACAGCCCACCGCGATTATTTGTTTCAGCCAATGAGCTTGGTTAAGGTGTGTCAAGAGGCGATTGTCGATCATCAGTCCTTGCTGGATGAAGCGGGATTTGAAGTGGCTTTGGTTGGGGCGGAAGAAGTTTTTGTGGTGAGCGACCGCCATCATGTCTTGTTTATCCTCAGCCAGCTGATTCATAATGCTAGTAAATATGCACGGATTGGCGAGAGTCAGCCCAAACTAGATTTAACGGTCGAAGCAGGTGAGACCATTCAGTTAATCATTAGCGATAACGGCCCAGGTATACCTCAAGAAGATTTGCCATTTATTTTCGATAAAGGCTTCACCGGTGGAAAAGCCAAAGCAACGGGCATGGGACTCTACCTGGTCCAACAAATCGCCCAAGATTTAAAAGTTACTGTCAGCGCTAGCCGCTCAAATAGCAGCGGACTAGCCATTATACTTGAATTTCCAATAATCAATTAA